cagttccagctgcagggtcaggcccagcccttgggctcctcctgtgcaggctgagcacagcactggggtgtcccagctccctgtgcccagggagctctgggcagggcaggctggcaatGAGTAAACTCTCCTCAGGCAGTGCCATGGACATGACCCTTGGTGTGTCCTTGGGATGCCATCCAAGCTgtgagctgcctccaggggacactgagggacaggaGTGTCCTTGGCCAGAGTGGGGCTGAGACTCTGAGAAAGGCTGAGCCagtttgctctgctgtgggtccctctgctctcagctgtgtcaGGCTGATTTTCAGGGGAGCACAGGGACTGCCCCTGGATCTCAGAaatggcagctggggacagatggggtgacagagcagctcccctcACCCTTcactgagtcacagccactgctcttGCATTGCTCAGTTCTCTCTGAtttccctgggcacagcaggaaacccTCTCAAACTGCCTTTGGCTGTCACCATTCCTTAGCCCTTGGACAGGAgatgcagcagagctcctctgcctcaggagcAGTTTGGGCTGATGAAATCCAAGCCCAGGactggcccctgtccctgttcccatgaccccactgctgcagagcagagctgacccCTTGGTGTCCATGGGCAGAGCTCCCACTCATCACAGCAACGGGGccagatcccagcagagctccaggcaaAGGGCTGAAGGAAGGgctctgagaaaaggaaaattggatggcacagagcagcaggggcagagctgggagaaaggGCTTGAACATTGTTTAGCAAAGTCAGCCCTGACTCGTCACTGTGTCCTCCTTGAACAGGACtgcatggccagccccagcaaatgtccaacagcagctccatcagccacttcctcctgctggcattggcagacacgcggcagctgcagctcctgcacttctgcctcttgctgggcatctccctggctgccctcctgggcaacggcctcatcatcagcgccgtagcctgcggccaccacctgaacacgcccatgttcttcttcctgctccacctggccctcagcgacctgggctccatctgcaccactgtccccaaagccatgcacaattccctctgggacaccacaaCCATTTCCtccacaggatgtgctgctcagctcttctTCTTTatgttcttcatctcagcagaacttgccctcctgaccatcatgtgctacgaccgctacgtgtccatctgcaaacccctgcactacgggaccctcctgggcagcagagcttgtgcccacatggcagcagctgcctgggccagtgcctttatCAATGCTctcctgcacacagccaatacattttccctgcccttgtgccatggcaatgtcctggaccagttcttctgtgaaatacCCCccatcctcaagctctcctgctcacacTCCAACCACCTCAGGGAACTTGGACTTCTTGTGTTTTCCATCTGTGTAACAtctggctgttttgtgttcattgttttctcctatgtgcagatcttcagggctgtgctgaggatccccactgagcagggacggcacaaagccttttccacctgcctccctcacctggctgtggtctctctgtttatCAGCACTGGTACATTTTCCTACCTGAAGcctccctccatctcctccccatccctgaatctggccctgtcagtcctgtactcggtggtgcctccagccctgaaccccctcatctacagcctgaggaaccaggaacTCCAGGCTGCCCTGAGGAAAATGATGACTGTATATTTTTAGAAACAATAaactctcttttttctgctcagaACCTTCTGAATGTAACTCTTTACATtcttggcctttttttcctatttgtccgTTTTGCTATTCGGAACTTTTCTTATAATAATTCTGGTGTcataatgtatttaaaaattacttgagTACTAATCTCAGCATTTCTACATGcacatctgcttttcttttgcagcaAAAAGTCCTTCAGGAGGCTTGTTCCTTGTACATTTCAATAAAAACAAGTGGCTGTCCTGACCTGTGtgtccaaggcatttcctcagcccttctctggctctgcaggggcagtgcctgtgagcagaggtggagggaaggggctcccagcacagcagcacagccagggacaatggccctgcctctttccacatctgctcctcccagctccatactccccttcccagccctgctgtgggtgcaaggccggagtgctctggcagcttggtcactgtcctgctgccctcaggcagggacaggccatgggcactgctgggacacagctgggctccagcacagcagctccaccagcaaagggtatctcctgagcgcagggcaggaaggctgcaagaggctggcctgtccctgggccagcaggagctgcctgaggagccccggggccaactctgctgctgggctgggcagcggggctggccctggggctgcaggagctgaccgagctgagcatctgctgagcattccagacccagagtggctgtccctgacctccagtgcctgcagttcctgctgcagggccagacagGGCTaggctggggaagggagaggaaaacggtgggccctgcagtgtcagaatgatctccatggttccatgaggacCAAAGTGTCACTCTGGTCCCCTTGGTCACAGGAGGCCTGCAGTGTCATAAGGCACCTTTGGTTCTGTGGGCCCATAGTGTCTGTTTTGCTGGTGGGCAGGGTCAgaaccaaagacacagacaccaagttCAGGAATTGTGTGATTTATTGTAATGCAAATtgcaaagaatcacaaaaggagcagctcagcaatgcaaccaatcatcaccaccaaatattgcctgcagtgattaagaaagatccagcatcatttaccctcagacttcaccatccctcagatccacacagcagctgggggaagctgtcacagccaagggctgcagagccactcctggacactgggaattcctgcaggtgcctccagccacagatgaggctccaacctcgctgtgagagggcccagctctgacagtgctgaatgaacaaactgacagcacttctagtgtgggaacatctgctttcatcctcctcttgggttcctcccaaagcctggccagggctcaaggaggaaccaagggaggtgactttgatccttcagcccccgaacaaggccagatggggccttgtctgaGTTTTAAATACACAAAGGTAAATCCACATTTCACCAATGAACACATACAGAGATCATATTGCTAATAATGattcattaatgagcagatacaaagatgacctttggttggaaggttcatctagaGGTCAGGTTTGCCTTGGGGCCTGGTGTCCAGGCCTGACACAGGATCTGGTGTTGAGGCCTCAGGACTTCAATTGGGTCCTTTAACCTGCAGATGAACTACCACCTTCATAACAATTCTTTCAACAACATAGTTTAGATTTAGGAATTAGTCATAAAGGCATTGCATCTTGTTCTTCCATTAAGTGCTGTTCAAattcattactcagagctataattcacattccttttaaaacagcCCTAAATAGTTGCTATTCTCTGTTATTTTATCAAATGTCCCCTTTTTCTTTAGACTGTGTCAATTTTTAGACAAGTCTCagtactccatttccagcacagtgtcACAACAACTGTAACATGGAAtcataacacaccaagtgcACACACTGTAATGAATACAATGACTACCACAaattcatttcacagcagcctccattTTGGCAGCCATGAAGCTAACGCCaccaagaaaaattttcttcttgctgccaCTCTTCTACTGCCTTTTCTGTCAAGCTGATTCCTGAGTGTTGGCCTTCAAACCCCTCAGatagcagtgcaacattcctatcccatgagagcccaggttcctccctggccagcaagcagataatcccagGCTGTGTGGTTCTGTAgagccccatttgtgtttgttggagctccTGGGATATGCTATTGGATATTTTAACAGCATCATTTGCTATTTCTTCTAATAATCTATTAAGCCCTTTACTGTAAAATCCACAGGATGAGGCAGTGCACATGGGGCACAGGGTGAACTAGAATCTTTGGTTTTCTGAGATTAAAGGCACTCCTTgggtggaaaatgtt
This sequence is a window from Passer domesticus isolate bPasDom1 chromosome 8 unlocalized genomic scaffold, bPasDom1.hap1 SUPER_8_unloc_1, whole genome shotgun sequence. Protein-coding genes within it:
- the LOC135291584 gene encoding olfactory receptor 14J1-like; this encodes MCYDRYVSICKPLHYGTLLGSRACAHMAAAAWASAFINALLHTANTFSLPLCHGNVLDQFFCEIPPILKLSCSHSNHLRELGLLVFSICVTSGCFVFIVFSYVQIFRAVLRIPTEQGRHKAFSTCLPHLAVVSLFISTGTFSYLKPPSISSPSLNLALSVLYSVVPPALNPLIYSLRNQELQAALRKMMTVYF